A region from the Thermodesulforhabdaceae bacterium genome encodes:
- a CDS encoding TonB-dependent receptor, giving the protein MNTSMGRFVFMLIPIFFVLPSIVLATQGYKEEEMETVIVTATKTTKKLENVPAVVRVITSDEIKTLPAKTVGDLLKDLPGVYPSEPQGEGLVTPQSVTLQGIGFPGANLILLDGQKVNTPFTDYAYLTTIPVHAVDRIEIIRGPFSALYGSSAGGGIINIITKDGGSRSYVSPWGQAGNFGRYDAGVDAGIVWKGFSLGLFYDRKHTDNYYSYNDRGLDTRNRDYTHDRFHGKLTGTIGQNTFFSLSGGFIDADTGFGISNNLKLENHQEVSHPYVNFQSTTLFSSSFELKAQLDWLKVSHNYHGETLERVIPAPPPPRFIYKASLNKTTGDRYHADLQGNYKFSDNMILTLGSEVAYSDAEKGIYDLQTGQLLPVQGRAGTKADVDDIMTSVYAQYDWIFFEDFEAVLGGRFDHHDTYGSEFSPKASIIWNYMKKDGNIKLSVGKGFRAPSLNELYSPPWSIAPYVVYQGNPDLEAETTWSYQLSLEQYALDRKLHGRVTPYYTTGKDFITSVRRPDPLNPGGQIMRPENIDKVKIKGVDVELDYALTKGITVFSNYSYNETRNDKTDQILDGYPKHSASLGIRTNYQLNEEWLFFGSYSARYRGSYRSTSWSNPPVVEKVGDYWYHTSRIGVGWRDLIEFYVDLYNIFDERKKTDINTYIPEFNYLIGASIKYRF; this is encoded by the coding sequence ATGAATACATCAATGGGGCGCTTCGTCTTTATGTTAATTCCAATCTTTTTTGTTTTACCATCTATTGTTCTAGCTACACAAGGATACAAGGAAGAAGAAATGGAAACAGTGATTGTGACTGCTACAAAAACTACCAAAAAACTTGAAAACGTCCCTGCAGTAGTAAGGGTTATAACTTCTGATGAAATAAAAACTTTGCCTGCAAAAACAGTGGGGGATTTACTGAAAGATCTGCCAGGAGTATATCCCTCCGAACCTCAGGGAGAAGGACTTGTAACGCCTCAATCCGTCACTTTACAGGGTATAGGATTTCCAGGAGCAAATCTTATACTTTTAGATGGTCAAAAGGTAAATACGCCTTTTACGGATTATGCCTATTTAACCACAATCCCGGTTCATGCAGTAGATAGAATTGAAATTATCCGTGGACCTTTTTCCGCTCTTTATGGTTCTTCTGCAGGAGGCGGAATTATAAACATAATAACAAAGGATGGAGGCTCCCGAAGTTACGTATCTCCCTGGGGACAGGCAGGAAACTTTGGTCGCTACGACGCTGGAGTTGATGCAGGAATAGTCTGGAAAGGTTTTTCTCTGGGATTGTTTTACGATCGAAAGCATACCGATAATTACTATAGCTACAACGACAGAGGACTTGACACCAGAAATAGAGACTATACCCACGATCGGTTCCACGGGAAATTGACGGGAACAATTGGACAGAACACCTTCTTCTCTTTATCAGGAGGATTTATCGACGCCGACACTGGTTTTGGCATATCCAACAATCTCAAATTGGAAAACCATCAAGAAGTAAGTCATCCTTACGTCAACTTTCAGTCGACCACCCTGTTTTCTTCCTCCTTTGAATTAAAAGCACAACTGGACTGGCTTAAAGTCAGTCACAACTACCACGGAGAAACCCTCGAAAGAGTCATACCAGCACCTCCACCTCCCAGGTTTATTTATAAAGCCTCTTTGAATAAGACTACAGGAGATAGATACCACGCAGACCTTCAGGGAAATTATAAATTTTCTGATAATATGATACTCACTCTTGGTTCAGAAGTCGCTTATTCGGATGCCGAAAAAGGTATATACGACCTTCAAACAGGTCAATTACTTCCAGTCCAGGGAAGAGCAGGGACCAAAGCAGATGTAGATGATATTATGACATCAGTCTATGCTCAATACGACTGGATTTTTTTTGAAGATTTCGAAGCCGTTTTAGGAGGACGATTCGATCATCATGACACTTACGGAAGTGAATTCTCCCCGAAGGCCTCGATAATATGGAACTACATGAAAAAGGACGGAAACATAAAGTTGTCTGTTGGAAAAGGTTTCAGAGCTCCCAGTTTGAATGAGCTTTATTCTCCACCATGGTCTATAGCGCCTTACGTTGTCTATCAGGGCAATCCCGATCTTGAGGCAGAGACAACCTGGAGTTATCAGCTTTCTTTGGAACAATATGCTCTGGATAGAAAACTCCACGGAAGGGTTACACCTTATTATACAACAGGAAAAGATTTTATCACTTCTGTAAGAAGACCTGATCCTCTTAATCCGGGGGGACAGATAATGCGACCGGAAAATATTGATAAAGTTAAAATAAAGGGCGTCGATGTTGAACTGGACTATGCCCTTACGAAGGGCATTACGGTCTTTTCAAACTATTCTTACAACGAAACAAGAAATGATAAAACCGATCAGATTCTTGACGGCTATCCAAAGCATTCAGCTTCACTGGGCATCAGGACAAACTATCAATTAAACGAAGAATGGCTCTTTTTCGGATCTTATTCTGCTAGATACAGAGGAAGTTACAGGAGCACGAGCTGGTCAAATCCTCCAGTTGTTGAAAAAGTGGGTGATTACTGGTATCACACTTCTAGAATTGGTGTCGGATGGAGAGATCTTATCGAATTTTATGTGGACTTATACAACATTTTCGACGAAAGGAAAAAAACGGACATTAATACCTACATTCCGGAATTCAACTATCTAATAGGCGCGTCTATAAAGTATCGTTTCTAG
- a CDS encoding ABC transporter ATP-binding protein, producing the protein MIAVSDLSFKYADQPFKALDDISLEIRKGEMVLISGSTGCGKSTLGLVLAGAIPNLIPGTIWGSVSINGETSFSQPVSERAKQLGFLMQNVEYQFFTDKVFDEVAFGLENFRVPPEEIPAKVEEVLNLVGAGKLINRSFRKLSAGEKQRVMLAALLSLNQNTLVLDEPLAYLDKEGQRSLVELLSRLVQRGKTIIVFEHRREPFKRVFPREIWMKEGRISSETPCEEFFGVLETYSSGSTVLAYENVSFSWGDENPLFEGISFEIREGESLVLLGKNGSGKTTLMNLAVGLLKPLKGRVVTCGYDTSRGVIKDIADKVAFVFQLPDHQIYFSKVLDEVLLGATSRDAAYEELKALGLSELSERHPRSLSMGQKRRLTIASSLARAPKLMLLDEPSVGQDDLSLAMMVRRLNRYLENGGALLIATHDDRVAKAFGHNVVELGEIR; encoded by the coding sequence ATGATCGCTGTATCAGATCTTTCTTTTAAATATGCGGATCAGCCTTTCAAGGCTCTTGATGATATAAGCCTTGAAATTAGAAAAGGCGAAATGGTTCTGATATCGGGTTCTACTGGCTGTGGTAAATCCACTCTGGGGCTTGTGCTTGCCGGAGCCATACCGAATCTTATTCCGGGAACTATATGGGGTTCGGTATCTATAAACGGAGAAACATCTTTTTCTCAACCAGTTTCCGAAAGAGCAAAACAACTTGGTTTTCTGATGCAGAATGTGGAATACCAGTTTTTCACAGATAAAGTCTTTGACGAAGTCGCCTTTGGTCTGGAGAATTTCAGGGTTCCGCCGGAAGAGATTCCCGCTAAAGTCGAAGAAGTTCTTAACCTGGTGGGAGCGGGCAAGTTGATAAACCGCTCATTTCGAAAACTGTCGGCAGGAGAAAAACAGCGAGTAATGCTGGCTGCTCTTTTGTCGCTTAATCAGAATACGCTGGTTCTTGATGAACCCCTAGCTTATCTGGACAAAGAAGGTCAGCGAAGTTTGGTAGAACTACTGTCTCGGTTGGTTCAGAGGGGCAAAACCATCATTGTTTTTGAACATCGGCGGGAACCTTTCAAAAGAGTTTTTCCCCGGGAGATTTGGATGAAGGAAGGGAGAATCAGTTCGGAAACCCCGTGTGAAGAATTTTTTGGTGTCCTGGAGACTTATTCCTCAGGTAGCACGGTTCTTGCTTATGAAAATGTCTCTTTTAGCTGGGGTGATGAAAATCCCCTTTTCGAGGGAATCTCCTTTGAGATTAGAGAAGGTGAAAGTTTAGTCCTTCTTGGTAAAAACGGGAGTGGGAAAACTACACTTATGAATCTTGCTGTGGGATTGTTGAAACCGCTAAAGGGCAGGGTGGTTACCTGCGGTTACGATACTTCTAGGGGAGTTATTAAGGATATTGCTGATAAAGTGGCTTTTGTTTTTCAGCTGCCGGACCATCAGATATATTTCTCCAAAGTCCTCGATGAAGTCCTTTTGGGAGCTACAAGCAGAGATGCCGCTTACGAAGAACTCAAAGCTTTAGGGCTTTCGGAATTATCGGAGCGTCATCCAAGAAGTCTCTCCATGGGGCAGAAGAGGCGTCTTACTATTGCCTCTTCTCTCGCTAGAGCTCCAAAATTGATGCTTCTTGACGAACCCTCGGTAGGGCAGGATGACCTGAGTCTTGCCATGATGGTAAGAAGGCTTAATCGCTATTTAGAAAATGGAGGAGCCCTTCTTATCGCCACCCATGACGATCGAGTGGCAAAGGCTTTTGGGCATAATGTTGTAGAACTGGGGGAAATTAGATAG
- a CDS encoding energy-coupling factor transporter transmembrane component T: protein MRACEDSFSSIIHRLHPFSKLLAGIAISVVALCLKNPFSLCVLLSFVIILLGIAKVRFSRRKILLGILFLSVLTILNLLASKSLSHAAIYSLRFAIFLTAMPVLAATTDPRQMAQALSRTPLPSGLTMALLLVWRFFPAMSREMDQIQKALLLRGNIPGSFVARIYRGFLVPLAFMVIEYTDRITLALELRGFTPSGQRTCYNPVKMGAGDLVFFLISFGVIGLSIWFQRRTI, encoded by the coding sequence ATGAGAGCTTGCGAGGACTCTTTCTCGTCCATTATTCATCGCCTTCATCCATTCAGTAAGCTACTGGCAGGGATTGCCATTTCTGTTGTTGCCCTTTGCTTAAAAAATCCTTTCTCCCTGTGTGTTTTGCTGTCCTTTGTGATAATTCTTCTGGGCATTGCTAAAGTTCGCTTTAGCCGCCGAAAAATCCTTCTGGGAATTTTGTTTCTGTCTGTGCTAACCATTCTGAATCTTCTGGCAAGCAAGAGTTTAAGCCATGCAGCAATTTACTCTTTGCGCTTTGCCATTTTTCTCACGGCTATGCCCGTTCTTGCTGCCACCACAGACCCGCGACAGATGGCTCAGGCTCTATCAAGAACCCCTCTTCCTTCAGGTCTCACCATGGCACTTCTTCTGGTATGGCGGTTCTTCCCTGCGATGTCTCGAGAGATGGATCAAATCCAGAAGGCTTTGCTGCTTCGGGGAAACATTCCGGGAAGCTTTGTAGCGAGGATATATCGAGGCTTCCTTGTGCCCCTTGCTTTCATGGTAATAGAATATACTGATAGGATCACTCTAGCCCTGGAACTTCGGGGTTTTACACCGTCAGGTCAGAGGACTTGCTATAATCCCGTCAAAATGGGAGCAGGAGATCTCGTATTTTTTCTCATCTCCTTCGGGGTCATAGGCCTTTCTATCTGGTTCCAGAGAAGGACCATTTGA
- the bchH gene encoding magnesium chelatase subunit H, with product MARPLVLFVINSSLTEVLLRGVELFRQNYGDLLRVRAFSTSDIEEESITSVTVAESLKEADMVFLDIRGGGKSAALCARILPDTQQPVAVLLGGSPDIMALLRLGSFSMKAIFSKSSSSKPPSLATLQRLTKLVETCGSLLPFGKLKHARNWARMMQYWHQGGQENIKNLLAFAAREYLGLKLPKPPKPRKYPDLGIFDPLSGKTYETLEKYWQEEGLDPDKPSVGLLFYGGMHFSQSVVPAKAFARRLKAMGINTVPVFSTAQRNLEAIRTFFLNSSKKVNAVVYFQWFQLTTFADDSPKDGIELLKQLGVPIFTACPMYGREIEKWVQSDQGLSPIEVMTTIILPELDGMIEPLPSAGLVEVTEGILEGGIKKVVSIEDRVDRACRRIRNWIKLQKKPNHEKRIAFVIYDNPPGEDNLGSAAYLDTFASLGVLFKEMEKRGYIVKDLPRGESLHEFLVKRGLVNDSSWVEKEKAFKEGFHISRNEYVKLLEEIPPGQQVIDEWGSPPGDIMTLGDRILIPAVQFGNILLAVQPTRGFHSDPDKISHDKSLPPHHQYVAFYRWLERVWQADCIVHVGTHGTLEFLKGKETGISQYCFPEALIGDVVHLYFYHVVNASEATIAKRRTLGVLINYNSPSFTAAGLYDDYASLEDLINECIEARVLDPLRAERLEKRVLEKAEELHLKADNLPSLQEELSMMKRSIIPKGLHVIGNDIEEDDRIAFATFLLRYDREGLPSLHRLIAESKGYDYEVLLCPSRAKGEVNVPPGVLEIIEKEVEEMVRKAWHQSIFPSSEPARKAVEKALEAARKLEGRWEIENFFVALSGGYVEPSLGGDPLRNPDVLPTGRNSFQFDPRLVPSEEACLRGMEIAENTINHYKKIHGVYPESAGVILWGFETTKTRGETVGQILGYLGVRVVHNSNPYHKKIEVIPLKELGRPRIDCLVQICGFFRDMYPNVMDLLNRAFCLVSGLEEGEEENYVRKHTLQLKEKLQGKISDNLLEKVSAGRIFGPPPGEYGTRTTHLIETGAWKDEEEIARLYATTMGHLYGDNIHGERYTEAYREGLTRVDVVSQIRDSHEYEIMDLDHYYEFFGGLARTVQSVKGSPPEMLITDTTKEVVRTETVTEALNRGIRTRLLNPKWIDALLEHDYHGLQKIADRVENLIGFAATTHAVENWVWSAVVDRYIRDEKMFRRIVSNNRFAAEEILKRLLEAERRGYFKATEEEIKLLKDRYLELEEVIEEKMEE from the coding sequence ATGGCTCGGCCTCTTGTTCTTTTCGTCATAAATTCTTCCCTTACGGAAGTTCTTCTAAGGGGTGTAGAGCTTTTTCGGCAAAACTACGGCGATCTCCTTCGCGTCAGAGCCTTTAGCACTTCCGACATTGAAGAAGAGTCTATTACGTCAGTAACAGTTGCTGAGAGTCTGAAGGAAGCTGACATGGTTTTCCTTGACATTAGAGGAGGTGGCAAAAGTGCCGCTCTGTGCGCCAGGATCCTACCGGATACCCAGCAACCTGTGGCCGTCCTTCTGGGGGGCTCACCGGATATTATGGCTCTTTTAAGACTGGGATCCTTCTCCATGAAGGCTATCTTCAGCAAATCGTCTTCATCAAAACCTCCCTCTCTTGCCACCCTGCAACGCTTAACAAAACTTGTAGAAACCTGTGGCAGCCTTCTTCCTTTTGGAAAACTCAAGCATGCTCGTAACTGGGCCCGAATGATGCAATACTGGCATCAGGGAGGGCAGGAGAATATTAAAAACCTGCTTGCCTTTGCGGCGAGAGAATATCTCGGTCTGAAACTTCCAAAACCTCCCAAACCCAGAAAGTATCCTGACCTTGGTATTTTTGATCCTCTCTCAGGAAAAACTTACGAAACCCTTGAAAAATACTGGCAAGAAGAAGGCTTAGATCCTGATAAGCCCTCGGTAGGATTACTTTTTTACGGAGGCATGCATTTCTCTCAGAGCGTCGTTCCCGCAAAGGCTTTTGCCCGTCGTCTCAAGGCAATGGGCATAAACACAGTGCCGGTATTTTCCACCGCCCAGAGAAATCTCGAAGCCATCAGGACCTTTTTCCTGAACTCCTCAAAAAAGGTGAACGCAGTTGTTTACTTTCAGTGGTTTCAACTGACCACTTTCGCTGATGATTCTCCAAAGGACGGTATTGAGCTTCTGAAACAACTGGGGGTGCCCATCTTTACGGCCTGTCCCATGTATGGAAGGGAAATAGAAAAATGGGTTCAGTCTGATCAGGGACTTTCGCCCATTGAAGTAATGACCACTATAATTTTACCGGAACTGGACGGCATGATAGAACCCCTTCCTTCAGCAGGTCTTGTAGAGGTAACAGAAGGAATTCTTGAGGGTGGCATAAAGAAGGTAGTCTCCATTGAAGATCGGGTGGATCGAGCCTGTAGAAGAATAAGGAACTGGATAAAACTACAGAAAAAACCAAACCATGAAAAGCGCATTGCCTTCGTCATCTACGACAATCCTCCTGGAGAAGACAATCTTGGATCGGCAGCCTACCTGGATACCTTTGCAAGTCTAGGAGTATTGTTCAAGGAGATGGAGAAAAGGGGCTACATCGTAAAAGATCTTCCCCGGGGGGAAAGTCTCCACGAATTTCTGGTCAAAAGAGGGCTTGTTAATGATAGTTCCTGGGTAGAGAAAGAAAAAGCCTTCAAGGAAGGCTTTCACATTTCCAGAAATGAATACGTTAAGCTTTTAGAAGAAATACCCCCAGGTCAGCAGGTTATTGACGAATGGGGTTCACCGCCAGGAGATATAATGACTCTTGGCGATAGAATCCTGATCCCGGCAGTTCAATTTGGAAATATCCTTCTGGCGGTCCAGCCTACCCGAGGTTTTCATTCGGATCCAGATAAGATAAGCCACGACAAATCTCTTCCTCCCCATCACCAGTATGTAGCCTTTTACAGATGGCTCGAAAGAGTCTGGCAGGCGGACTGCATAGTCCATGTGGGAACCCACGGCACTCTGGAATTTCTGAAGGGAAAAGAAACGGGAATTAGCCAGTATTGCTTTCCTGAGGCTCTCATTGGAGACGTGGTCCACCTTTATTTTTACCATGTAGTTAATGCTTCGGAAGCAACCATTGCCAAACGCCGCACTCTGGGGGTCCTTATTAATTACAATTCTCCTTCTTTTACGGCGGCAGGACTCTATGATGATTACGCATCCTTGGAAGATCTCATAAACGAATGTATCGAAGCAAGAGTCCTGGATCCTTTAAGGGCTGAGAGGCTTGAAAAACGGGTTCTGGAAAAAGCGGAAGAACTTCACCTTAAAGCAGATAATTTGCCTTCTCTTCAGGAAGAACTCTCCATGATGAAGCGTTCTATTATTCCAAAGGGTCTTCATGTTATCGGTAACGATATAGAAGAAGATGATCGTATAGCCTTTGCTACCTTCCTTCTCAGGTATGACCGAGAAGGACTTCCTTCCCTTCATCGCTTGATTGCTGAATCTAAAGGTTATGACTATGAAGTTCTTTTATGTCCATCTCGGGCAAAGGGTGAGGTCAATGTGCCTCCTGGAGTTCTGGAAATCATCGAAAAAGAAGTAGAAGAGATGGTGCGAAAAGCCTGGCATCAATCTATTTTCCCTTCTTCAGAGCCAGCCAGGAAAGCAGTCGAAAAAGCATTGGAAGCCGCACGAAAACTTGAGGGACGATGGGAGATAGAAAACTTTTTTGTTGCTCTTTCTGGGGGTTATGTTGAACCCTCTCTGGGTGGGGATCCTTTGAGAAATCCCGATGTTCTTCCTACTGGAAGGAACTCTTTTCAGTTTGATCCTCGCTTGGTTCCTTCTGAAGAAGCCTGTCTTCGAGGCATGGAAATCGCCGAAAACACAATAAATCACTATAAGAAGATCCACGGTGTTTACCCCGAAAGTGCTGGTGTTATCCTCTGGGGATTTGAAACCACCAAAACCCGAGGTGAAACGGTGGGACAGATCCTCGGTTACCTGGGAGTCAGGGTGGTTCATAATTCTAATCCTTATCACAAGAAGATAGAAGTTATACCTTTGAAGGAGTTGGGGCGACCCCGAATAGACTGTTTGGTTCAAATCTGCGGATTTTTCAGAGACATGTATCCCAATGTAATGGATCTTTTGAACCGGGCTTTTTGTCTGGTGTCAGGTCTAGAAGAAGGTGAGGAAGAAAATTATGTGAGAAAGCACACGCTTCAGTTGAAAGAGAAACTACAGGGAAAAATTTCTGATAATCTTTTGGAAAAGGTGTCTGCAGGGCGAATTTTCGGGCCTCCCCCCGGGGAATACGGCACTCGGACTACTCATCTCATCGAGACGGGGGCATGGAAAGACGAAGAAGAAATTGCTCGCCTTTATGCAACCACTATGGGACATCTTTATGGCGATAACATCCATGGTGAGCGATACACCGAAGCTTACCGGGAAGGACTTACCCGAGTTGATGTAGTGAGCCAGATACGGGATTCTCACGAATACGAGATAATGGATTTAGACCATTATTATGAATTTTTCGGAGGACTGGCTCGAACTGTTCAGTCCGTAAAGGGATCGCCTCCAGAGATGTTGATAACAGACACTACCAAAGAGGTTGTAAGAACCGAAACCGTTACTGAGGCGCTTAACAGAGGCATTCGGACTCGTCTTCTTAATCCCAAATGGATTGATGCACTTCTGGAACATGACTACCATGGACTTCAGAAGATTGCCGATCGTGTTGAAAATCTTATCGGGTTTGCTGCCACCACTCATGCCGTGGAGAACTGGGTCTGGTCAGCCGTTGTGGATCGTTACATAAGAGACGAAAAGATGTTCAGGCGTATCGTTTCTAACAACAGATTCGCCGCTGAGGAAATCTTAAAGAGACTTCTTGAAGCGGAAAGACGAGGATATTTCAAAGCCACCGAGGAAGAAATAAAGTTACTGAAGGATCGTTATTTAGAACTGGAAGAAGTGATTGAGGAGAAGATGGAAGAATGA
- a CDS encoding lipocalin family protein translates to MEKSSPDSKNLETVGYVDLSNYVGLWYEIAKIPNKFQRKCDKNTTAFYSLNQNGDIVVVNSCVTSSGERIEVKGLARVVDKNTNAKLKVSFFNFLGINLFWGDYWIIGLSHDYNWAVVGTPGRKYGWILSRHPSLDEQTLGKVKNLLREKGYNPEDFQMTSQLWP, encoded by the coding sequence ATGGAAAAAAGTAGTCCGGATAGTAAAAACCTGGAAACCGTTGGTTATGTCGATTTAAGCAATTATGTAGGTCTTTGGTACGAAATTGCCAAGATACCGAATAAATTTCAGAGAAAATGCGATAAAAACACCACTGCTTTTTATAGTCTCAATCAAAACGGGGACATAGTGGTGGTTAACAGTTGTGTTACATCCTCTGGGGAAAGAATTGAAGTTAAAGGTCTTGCAAGGGTTGTGGACAAAAATACCAATGCAAAACTAAAAGTCAGCTTTTTTAATTTCTTGGGCATAAACCTTTTCTGGGGAGATTACTGGATTATTGGTCTTTCCCATGATTACAACTGGGCTGTTGTGGGAACACCCGGTAGAAAGTATGGCTGGATTCTCAGCAGACATCCCAGCCTTGACGAACAAACCTTAGGAAAAGTTAAAAACCTTTTGCGCGAAAAGGGCTATAATCCTGAAGATTTTCAAATGACTTCCCAACTCTGGCCGTGA
- the radA gene encoding DNA repair protein RadA, whose amino-acid sequence MAKKQEKSLYRCASCGYESPKWLGKCPECGLWDSFENVVAVPRESSIRGGRSFTSSPPEVQFLSDVELTPEYRINTPILEWDRVLGGGLVPGSLVLIAGDPGMGKSTLLLQVLATLSTSHKVLYVSGEESARQIRLRAERLGLADRPIMLLTETSLEAVLDVVHSQRNGIEILAIDSIQTVASSLVDAAPGTVSQIRYCADRLLQLAKLSQVTVIVVGHVNKEGAIAGPKALEHLVDVVLYLEGDPTHAFRLLRSVKNRYGSTNEVGVFEMKERGLQEVTNPSQMLLAERPVDTPGSVVMAMVEGTRPLLVEIQALVTYSSLALPRRTTIGFDSGRASLLMAVLEKQLQLSFAQNDLFINVAGGIRLTEPAADLPVCLAIMSSSLDRPLPPQMVAWGEVGLTGEIRGVGYSLLRLTEAMRLGFNEILIPASTADQLNHEPIAKDAKLIGVKTLKEVMKKVFFHQK is encoded by the coding sequence ATGGCAAAAAAGCAGGAAAAAAGTCTCTACAGGTGTGCCTCTTGCGGTTACGAATCTCCAAAGTGGCTGGGAAAGTGCCCGGAGTGTGGTCTGTGGGATAGCTTTGAGAATGTTGTCGCTGTTCCTCGAGAATCGTCAATTCGAGGGGGCAGATCTTTTACATCAAGTCCGCCCGAGGTTCAATTCCTTAGTGATGTTGAGCTTACGCCGGAATATCGTATTAACACGCCCATTTTGGAGTGGGATCGAGTCCTGGGCGGTGGTCTTGTGCCTGGATCTTTGGTGCTCATTGCCGGAGATCCGGGTATGGGAAAATCCACCCTTCTCCTTCAGGTTCTTGCAACTCTCAGCACTTCCCACAAAGTGCTTTATGTGTCTGGGGAAGAAAGTGCCAGGCAAATCAGACTTCGAGCCGAAAGACTTGGTCTCGCTGATCGCCCTATCATGCTACTTACCGAAACATCTCTTGAGGCTGTTTTGGATGTGGTTCATTCTCAGCGAAACGGAATTGAAATTCTTGCAATAGATTCGATTCAAACTGTGGCATCTTCTCTTGTTGATGCTGCTCCTGGCACTGTGAGCCAGATACGTTACTGTGCTGATCGTTTGCTACAGCTTGCAAAGCTTTCTCAGGTTACGGTCATTGTCGTGGGACATGTGAACAAAGAGGGAGCGATTGCAGGTCCCAAGGCTCTCGAACATCTTGTTGATGTGGTGCTTTATCTTGAAGGTGATCCTACTCACGCTTTTCGTCTTCTTCGTTCAGTCAAAAACCGGTATGGTTCTACCAACGAAGTGGGCGTTTTCGAAATGAAAGAACGGGGACTTCAAGAAGTTACGAATCCGTCTCAGATGCTTCTTGCCGAACGCCCTGTTGACACTCCCGGTTCCGTGGTAATGGCAATGGTCGAGGGCACAAGACCTCTACTTGTGGAAATTCAAGCGCTTGTAACTTACAGTTCTCTCGCTCTTCCACGCCGAACAACCATAGGATTTGATAGCGGAAGAGCTTCGCTTCTTATGGCGGTTCTGGAAAAACAACTTCAGCTTTCCTTTGCTCAGAATGACCTTTTTATAAACGTTGCAGGAGGCATTCGTCTTACTGAACCGGCTGCCGATCTTCCTGTCTGTCTTGCCATCATGAGCAGTAGCCTCGATCGTCCTTTGCCACCTCAGATGGTAGCCTGGGGAGAAGTAGGTCTTACAGGAGAAATCCGGGGAGTGGGCTACAGCCTTCTTAGGCTTACAGAAGCTATGCGACTTGGGTTTAACGAGATTCTGATTCCTGCCTCTACTGCCGATCAATTAAATCATGAGCCCATAGCAAAAGACGCAAAACTTATAGGAGTAAAAACTCTAAAAGAAGTTATGAAAAAGGTTTTTTTTCACCAGAAGTAA
- a CDS encoding metal-dependent transcriptional regulator: MESHKVSASLEDYLEAIYVLEQKYRVARAKDIADYMHVQRASVTGALKALAVRGLIYYTPYSYVTLTAEGKKIAEEILYRHRILKEFFSKVLKLSPEEAEQNACRIEHAIQPHAIERLVKFLEFLNRCPRAGSEWFDAFEEFCEQGISPESCRTCIEQCMEKLSSLLEPSRTDLPVPEKT; encoded by the coding sequence ATGGAAAGTCATAAGGTTTCTGCAAGTCTTGAAGACTATCTCGAAGCAATCTACGTCCTCGAACAAAAATACCGAGTCGCTCGAGCGAAGGATATTGCGGATTATATGCACGTCCAGCGAGCATCGGTTACTGGTGCACTGAAGGCGCTTGCAGTGCGAGGACTTATTTATTACACACCTTATAGTTACGTGACTCTTACAGCAGAAGGAAAAAAAATAGCTGAAGAAATTCTCTACAGACATCGAATTCTTAAAGAGTTTTTCAGCAAAGTCTTAAAACTCAGTCCGGAAGAAGCTGAACAAAACGCTTGCCGGATAGAGCATGCTATACAGCCTCATGCTATTGAACGGTTGGTAAAATTTTTGGAATTCCTTAATCGATGTCCTAGAGCGGGTTCCGAATGGTTTGACGCCTTTGAGGAGTTTTGTGAACAGGGAATATCTCCTGAATCTTGTCGAACGTGCATTGAGCAGTGCATGGAAAAACTTTCATCTCTTCTTGAACCTTCCAGGACAGATTTACCTGTTCCCGAAAAGACTTGA